One Brevibacillus choshinensis genomic window carries:
- a CDS encoding ABC transporter permease: MNVLRRLRNPVLFNEWKMRMRTQRSPWIIFLYLLVLGGITLLYIFLQTNGGSYYNPNQTRELFMMLSILQLGMICFVVPGLTAGVISGERERQTLSILLTTNISATRLIVGKWLASLSFMTFLVFATVPLYAIVFLYGGISPVQLIQVFGFYLMTMFGIGSIGVLLSTLIKRTGIATVISYAVVFGYSIGSSVAAEIIKELIRYQRRKLNYQPGPMPVWPDLLHSINPLFAMLNIFDEGPVQDLHRRGNPASVLVNIDPFWYYCLFFALVTVACLLLAIYWIQPVRPRMRKAAQEQ, translated from the coding sequence ATGAACGTCTTGAGACGATTGCGCAACCCGGTCTTGTTCAACGAATGGAAGATGCGCATGCGGACGCAGCGTTCGCCGTGGATTATCTTCCTCTACTTGCTGGTGCTGGGCGGAATTACGCTTCTCTATATCTTTTTGCAGACGAACGGCGGGAGCTACTACAATCCAAACCAGACGCGTGAGCTATTCATGATGCTGTCCATCCTGCAGCTCGGCATGATCTGCTTTGTCGTCCCGGGACTTACGGCAGGAGTCATTTCAGGTGAGCGGGAGCGGCAGACGCTCAGTATTTTGCTCACGACCAACATCAGCGCCACACGCTTGATTGTAGGCAAGTGGCTGGCTTCGCTCAGCTTCATGACCTTTCTCGTATTTGCGACGGTGCCTTTGTACGCAATCGTCTTTCTGTACGGAGGTATATCACCTGTACAGCTGATTCAGGTATTCGGTTTTTACTTGATGACGATGTTTGGAATCGGGAGCATCGGCGTCCTGCTTTCCACCCTGATCAAACGGACGGGGATCGCGACAGTCATCAGCTATGCAGTCGTCTTTGGGTACTCGATCGGCTCCAGTGTTGCGGCGGAGATCATCAAGGAATTGATCCGTTACCAGCGCAGGAAACTGAACTATCAGCCCGGTCCGATGCCCGTATGGCCGGATCTCTTGCATAGCATCAATCCGCTCTTTGCGATGCTGAACATTTTCGATGAAGGCCCCGTACAGGATTTGCACCGTAGAGGCAATCCTGCCAGCGTGCTGGTGAACATAGATCCGTTCTGGTACTACTGCCTGTTCTTTGCTTTGGTCACCGTGGCCTGCCTGCTCCTCGCGATCTACTGGATTCAGCCGGTGCGGCCGCGCATGCGCAAGGCAGCACAGGAGCAATAA